One Hemitrygon akajei chromosome 14, sHemAka1.3, whole genome shotgun sequence genomic window, TGCATTCCGGATACTGTACATTAGGGGAATATATATCACGGCGAGGGTCTTATTCCGACTGCACTTTGCAATCTCCGCCCCCGTACTACCCCGAGGCACAGAATGCAGGACGGTATACCTCGCTTACCACCGTCCACTTGCTTAACAGAACGGAAGTTATTAGAAAATGCAGACTTTATTGGGTGAGTTTTTGTGCATTaaaattacccccccccccgtgtACATTAACCCTTTGTGGTCCTGTCTCAACTTTACTATTTTTCAATTAATAGTGTTGAATACCATTCGATGCTCACATGCAAGTCAAAACGGGGGGTGAAACGAGAAGAGAGCAAGGTAAAGCAAGCAGTTTTCATTAAGTGTTGAGACAAGTGCTATTATTCCGAGTTTTTAGTAATACTGCACGTTGGAGTGTTTTTACTTAGCACACCTTTGAATGTGGTGCAGTGTAACACCTGCAATCCTTCTAATTGTCATTTCTGCTGTTTCCTGACTTCATGAATTGTTAGGAAACCTACAAATTACCGCATAGACTGATTGAAAAGAAAAGACGTGATAGGATTAACGAATGCATTTCGCAGCTTAAGGATCTTCTTCCCGAACATCTGAAACTGACGGTAAGCTATCTGCTCTCTAATTATTTCGTTCTCGAAAAGTGGCGTCGAATTAACATTCATACCGactgattccacccccccccgcTTATTTATAGAATTCAAAGTTTGACCTGTGCCAGTGAAACATAATTAAAATCACTTGCGCTTTTAATAAATCTTTGGGCTACACTGAAACACGTTTTAAATTGTTTTAATGACCGTTAAGACAAGCAAATCCTCTTAATTTAGTGTTGCATTTTTGAACTATGTTGGGGCTTTGATTGTATTTGCATTTGATAGAGTGATTTGCAAAATTAAAATGTATTCCTTTCTGTCCTCTCCCCCAACTCGAGACACTGGGTCATCTGGAGAAAGCTGTAGTTTTAGAGTTAACGCTGAAACACTTAAAGGCTTTAACGACTTTGACGGAGCAGCAACACCACAGGATAATTGCTTTGCAGAATGGTAAGTTTTATTAAAATCTTTCAGGAGGGGAGCTGAGCAATGTTGTACAGTCTGTGTGTCTTTGAAATGGTGGTGGCTGTCTTCTTCGTGTTACTGCAGCAGTCACCTGGGGAAACTGCTCCCACAGCACTGTAGGGATCCAGGTCATGGTAATGtgtgactttgtgcatggtaatgTGACATTTAAACATTTATGAAACTCCTTTTACAATTCTAAACCTCTTTTCTTGGTTCTCAAGGGCAACTGAGTTTCTTTAAAGTTCCAATTTTGAGTTGAAGGTGGGGGGCAAACCAGCAGATAATACCCAAGAAGTTTCAGCAAATTGTAATGTGGCAATGTGCAGTAATGTGGAATTCTACAGGCCAGCTCGCTGGGCATATTAAAGTGCAGACTGATAAGTTCTTCATTAGTACGGTTTACAGGGGTaaagcaggagaataggtttgagaACGATAATAAGTTAGCCATGGTGGAAtgccagagcagattcaatgggctgaacgaCACAATTCTACTCCTGCGTCTTGAgcctaaatcaggggttcccaacaatttttatgccatggaacccTGCCATTAACTGTGTGGTTCATGGCCCCAGGATGGGAGCCCTGGTCTAAATCAATGTTTTTCTTAAGTTTCGTCATAATTGTTGCCCTGTGAGGAAGAACTCGCCTATTCTTCCATTCAGACACAGATTAATCAATAACAGCCCATATGGATTTGTTGAGGAAGTGTTCTATTATGGGCCATCTGAATTCCAacaagggctttgacaaggtctcacatttCTGTAAAAACCCCTGGACTGCAGAAGAGTGTGACGCATTGGTTTATCGTTAGCCTGGTGTCAGAAGGTGGAAAATTGTTTGTTAAAGTGTTTGTGAcagaaagactgtttgagaccataagacgtaagaaatgaattaggctattcagtccatcgagtcacTCTAACCTTCCATTATGTCTGATTTTTATTACCTCTTCCAACCctgttctcttgccttctccctgtaacctttgcccTTATTAATCTAGAACCTACCATATGGAGGTTAatttatacccagtgacttggccaccagtgccatctgtggcaattaattccacagactcactagcctctggctaaagaaattcctcttcattgctTTTCAGAAGAGACATCCTTTtggcctgaggctgtgccctctagtcctagattccacccactaccggaaacatcttCTCTGTCCGGGAAACAACCTCTGCATGTTGTTCGCAGTGCCGTTCTATGGGCAATGCTATAGATTCTGTCTTGTGTGATTATAATCTGTACAActtcttagaacagagatgaaaaggaatttctttagccagaggctggtgaatctgtggaagtcactgccacagatggctgtggagaccaaaccattgggtatacttaaagtggagttcGATTAGGTCCTTGATTAGCAAAGGGGCCATATGCTGTggcgagaaagcaggagaatggagttgagagggatgttAAATCTACCATAATGAAACAGTAGAgcagacaagatgggctgaatggtctaattctgcttctatgtctgatGGACTTAAATATCAATAAGACTTGCACGTAATTACCGGGCCATGCTTCAGTCTGCAGATTGCACAAAATTGGCAGAGTGGCTAATAGTGAGGAAGGAAGCTGTTAACTAAAGGAAGATACAAATTAATTAGTTAATCGACAAATGGAATTCACTCTGAAGAGGAGTAAGAATTCATCTGGGGAAAACGGAACAGGTCTGGAATACATATGGGGTACTGGTGAAGAGGCTTGTGGGTGTGCTGACAGAAGGCAGTAGGACAGGTAGACGATGGGGTGACAGTGGCTCCTCTCTCTTATTCCCAGGATGCAGAGGAGAATGACACATTGGATTATCACTGACCTGGTGTGGAATGTCTCCCTTCACTAGTCAGACCTTGAAGCAGTGCAGTAGGGCAGTTATGCAAGAAACTTCTAAACTAGCAGCTGGCCTACAGCTAGTGTTTGCCTATCGTTTTGGTCACCgcattacaggaaggatctgAAGTGGAGAGGATACGGGAGATTTCCGAGGAAGTTGGCAGTAAAGAACGATCTAGCTATGAGGAAAAGTTGAAAAAGTGGAGGTTGCTCTCTCTGGGACAGAGTCAGCTGATGAAATATTTTAATTGAGATGGTCATAGTCgctacagcattgaaacaggcccttctgcccatctagtctgctgaactattattcccTGTAGTCTCCATCAACCTGTACCTGAACCACAGACGTCCGTTCCACTCCCATCCATGAACTTattgaaacttctcttaaatgctgaaatcaaacccacacttCCTgcagcagttcattccacactcctactAAGTTGCCTAAAATTGTACAGGGCCTGGACTGACATTACCCTCTCTAGCGAGGGCAGCACTGCGGGGGAAGGACAAGGATTAATTGAAGAACTCgctttctgggggggggggggggggtaactggTAAAACACAGGTTTTTATCGTATTGTGGTGTGCACCTGTCTGTGGTATGTAATTATAAAGCTGCAGAGCAAGAGCTGGTTCCAGTTCAGGTGTATTATCATGGGCCTACATGCCTAGGGTATAAATGTCATGAAAATTAGCATTTTGCAGCACAGTGAATAAACTTGCATAAGCTTAAAATAAATTGTATATGCGTGGCAAAATAAACATTTAAGTCATTAGGTAGTGGGGTTTCGCAGGCAAGCTTGTGTTTATTGTCAGATCTGGCCCTTTGAGTGAAAGAGCTCTTAAAATGGCTTGTGTGGGCTTGGCTTCTGCAAGGGTGGATTGCTGCACAGAGATCAAGGTGCACCTTGATTGAGTATTTGTTTTGGAAGATAGAATTCtacaagaggactggaatataaaagcaaggatgtattgctgaaggctttataagtcattggACAGGCTGCACtaggagtattgtcagcagttttggtcTACTTCTGTAAGAAAATGATGTACTAGCCTTGAGatggtctagaggaggttcacacaaATGATCCTAGTCATGAAATGGTTAATACATGAGCATtagactctgggcctgtaatcgctggaattcagaagaatgggggggggggggggggaatctcatagaaatcctttgaacattgaaaggcctagatggatttctttagccaagggggtggtgaatctgtggaattcattgccatagactgctatggaggccatgtcattgggtgtatttaaagcaggaagctgataagttcttaattagtaagggtgtcaaaggttatggggagaaggtaggagaatggggtaattctgctgctgtttatggtccacacacttaccattctgtgggggagggggggagagagagccttCCTTTAACAACCCTGCTCCATAATTTTctgcaatcactttaaaattatgcctcctagTCTTGACCATTTCGGTCCTAGGAAAGAGTCTCAGGCTATCCACCTGATCTTTGATGctatcattttcatttttaatctttttattctctatcaggtcacctcttgtaTTTCTTTGCTCCAGCGAGCAGAACTCCAGCTTACTCAAGCTACCATCAtctgacatgctctctaatccaggcagcatcctatcgTCGtctgacatgctctctaatccaggcagcatcctggaaaatctcctctcCAACCTCTCTGAAGCTTTCACATAGTTCCGGTgatgaagcgaccagaactgagcaggtcattcagagtgtggtctaaccaaacttttatagagttgcaacattacctcctgtTTCTCCAACTCAGTTCCCCaaccaatgaaggccaacattaccATATGCCGCCCTTttccaccctatcaacttgcgtggCAGTGTTGAGAGATCTATGAATGTTCTTCCACACGATtaggaatcctgccattaaccctgtaagcttgtaacattttAGGATTCCAGTTTCTGTGTATGCTGAAGAGCTCACTGGAATTTATTGTAAAGTTCAATCACCCCCTCCTATTTGTGTAGTGAACCACAAGCTCTCTCTGTTCCTGCACTCTGCCAAGAGTCCCGCCATTAACACTgctttgtttttttgttttgaagGGGACGCCACGCTGAAGGTACCCAAGAGGTCGGACCTGGATGCGTTCTACTCTGGGTTCCAAACCTGCGCCCAGGAAGTTTTGCAGCATCTGTCTGGCTGTGAGGGCCGGTCGTCCCGGGAGCAGCTCCTCAGCCACCTGCACCGAGCAGCCACGCAGCCCCCGCCCAGCGGAGGGGAGCGGTCTGCCGGTGACAGAGTGAGGGAGAACTGTGTGCCGGTGATTCAGAGGGCAGCGGTGTGCCAGCAGCGCAGCAGTGACACGGATACTGACAGCGGCTATGGCGGAGAAGGCGAGCAGGGGCTTGGCCAGCTGGCTGGAACTGGCCACGGTAGCCTCGCTGTCCAGATTAAATCGGAGCCTGTGGACCCCCCAGCAAAGAGGGGTGAAAGTGACTGGCCCTGAGTTTGGCTGTGACCTTGGTCTTTGCCCAGTGGGGGTTGGCGGGATAGGCCAGCAGCCCCCGTTCTGCCTGCCTCTGTGTTTCATCACCCCGTCTGCAGCTGTTCCCTACTTGACCCTCCTGGACAAGGGCAGCCTGGAGAAGTGTTGGTGCccagcccccttcccactcttgtGTCCCGGCATTCCGGCGCTGGTCCCTGAGACCCAGCTGGGCCGGTTTCTTTCCCTGGAGCCAGCTGCCACAATGGGGCTCTGCCCGGCCGGGTCCCAGGCAGGACTGCCGATCGGAATGGAGAGGGATTTGAGTAGATCCCCAGAGCTGCTCCAGTCACCAGCTGGTACATCCTAAAGGTGGTCACACAGACCCTCTTCCTTGCCCCAcgtcttctcttttctttcttccttccccTGCCCCCCACACACTCAAAATGTAGTGCTGGGCAGCATGGGCCCTGTCCTCTGAATTGTTTCTGGAGCTGGAGAGAAGTCTTGGGCTCTAAAATTACTCACCCTGGAACATGAGTTTTGAAACTAAATCAATATTCTGATCTCCAAATGTCTTCCAGAGATCCATCTTCTAAAAGTTCAGAACTTCTCAGGACTGGAATTGGTGTATTTGGAGTGCTACAGCACAGaccaggccctctggcccacaatgttgtgcagactttttaacctactcccaaGTCAATCTAACCCACCCACCCTTcctccacagccctccatttcctgtcatccatgtgcctgtctaagagtttctcaaatgtaactgcctctgccaccacactCGGCAGTATGTTTTACCACTGTCAGAAAAAACCTTATCTCTGACATTCTCCCAATTACTTTCTTcagtcaccttaaaataatgcctTCTGGCATTAGTCATTTCCACACCTGGggtaaaaagtctctggctatccactcgatctatgccccttatcatatatacctctatcaagttgcctttcatcttccattgctccaaagagaaaagccctacctCACTTGCCattttctcataagacatgctctctaatcctggtaattcttctctgcaccctctctgaagcttccacgtccttcctataatgaggtgaccagacctGAACAGGATAATCCATGAGTGGTCAAACCAGAGTTATGTAGAGCGGGAACGTTGCCTCTCAACTCTTGAACTCCTCTGACTAacgaaagccaacacaccatatgccttcttaactaccctgaccactttgagggatctgtggacgtggACCAGGAACCCACTGTTCCTCCACACCGCGATAGAATCCTGCTCTTCACTCTGTATGCTCATAATGCTTTAGGACTCCAGACCCTGTATGCTGAAGCGCTCACTATCATTCATTGTGGAGTCCAACCACTTCCCTCTGATATTTATGTTGATGACCAGACGCAGGTCGTGGAAAAATGCCCACTTTTGTTCACCCTTTCTTCCCcgtgtcttcccccccccccccccagaatttCATGAAGTAATTAATCAGAGTGAGTAGTGAATTGGTGACAGCTTCAAAGAAATAGTTAAAGCTGCCCTAAATGAAAGGTTTGCATTGATAATAGAAGAAAGCTGTAAATCCCCGTCCCAGTCAGTCAAATGTGAAtttaagaataaataaatatcttGCCCTCCGAGTCTCAACAGAAGAGTTATCGTAGTTATAGAGTCTGTGCTGAGATACTACTCTGCCTAGAGCCATTGACCTGTAccgtagtcctccatacccctgccatccatgcagttatccaaatttctcttaaaagttgaaatcaaatGCACATCCACCACTTTGGTGATCGTGGAATGCTTCTGAATTATGTAATAACTCTTGTGATTCTGGGCTGAATTGCTTGTTCTCCGTCTCCACTCCTGCCTTCCACAGCCTCACCATCCCTGAACCCTGTCCCCAAGCCCTGCCAGACAATT contains:
- the bhlhe41 gene encoding LOW QUALITY PROTEIN: class E basic helix-loop-helix protein 41 (The sequence of the model RefSeq protein was modified relative to this genomic sequence to represent the inferred CDS: inserted 2 bases in 1 codon); this encodes MQDGIPRLPPSTCLTERKLLENADFIGVEYHSMLTCKSKRGVKREESKETYKLPHRLIEKKRRDRINECISQLKDLLPEHLKLTTLGHLEKAVVLELTLKHLKALTTLTEQQHHRIIALQNGDATLKVPKRSDLDAFYSGFQTCAQEVLQHLSGCEGRSSREQLLSHLHRAATQPPPSGGERSAGDRVRENCVPVIQRAAVCQQRSSDTDTDSGYGGEGEQGLGQLAGTGHGSLAVQIKSEPVDPPAKRGESDWXPEFGCDLGLCPVGVGGIGQQPPFCLPLCFITPSAAVPYLTLLDKGSLEKCWCPAPFPLLCPGIPALVPETQLGRFLSLEPAATMGLCPAGSQAGLPIGMERDLSRSPELLQSPAGTS